A genome region from Sphingobacteriaceae bacterium GW460-11-11-14-LB5 includes the following:
- a CDS encoding prephenate dehydrogenase encodes MQIGIIGLGDMGKLYALSFINAGYKVCGADMPLRFTDLKNELEPKGIEVLIDGHEVARKSDFIIYCVEAEKIDEVVATFARSTKYGAIVAGQTSVKHPEIAAFEKHLPEDTQIVTCHSLHGPAFSPEGQTLVVVRHRATDAVYAKALEIYKSLKSNIIEMDDYREHDRIVADTQAVTHMGFESMGSAWKNAGFFPWDNPAYAGGIDNVKILTTLRIFSYKSHIYAGLAILNPYAQKQVKYYAQAESELFKLMICENETEFREKIYAARDFVFHESRALLLLDDNIMKEFSLSDASHKQKPNSHLSLLSMVYAWYKMGVNPYDNLICQTPPFKLRLGIAEYLFKNEAMLEESINTALYDKSIRGDDLEFHTAVHEWASIIGYGDLKGYKEHFEAAKSFFANRLNDGRDLSAEMIKRLGK; translated from the coding sequence ATGCAAATAGGAATTATTGGTTTAGGCGATATGGGCAAATTGTATGCGCTATCGTTTATAAACGCTGGTTATAAGGTATGTGGGGCAGATATGCCCTTGCGTTTTACAGATTTAAAAAATGAGCTGGAACCTAAAGGAATTGAAGTTTTAATCGATGGACATGAGGTAGCGCGTAAATCAGACTTTATTATCTATTGTGTGGAGGCCGAAAAAATTGATGAGGTAGTGGCTACTTTTGCCCGCTCTACTAAATATGGCGCCATAGTTGCCGGACAAACCTCGGTTAAACATCCCGAAATTGCAGCTTTCGAAAAACACCTTCCAGAAGATACCCAGATTGTAACCTGTCATTCTTTACATGGTCCTGCATTTAGTCCGGAAGGGCAAACGCTGGTAGTGGTGCGCCACCGTGCTACCGATGCGGTGTATGCCAAAGCGCTGGAAATCTATAAATCTTTAAAATCGAACATTATTGAAATGGACGATTATAGGGAGCACGACCGCATTGTGGCCGATACGCAGGCGGTAACACACATGGGTTTCGAAAGCATGGGTTCCGCCTGGAAAAATGCAGGGTTTTTCCCCTGGGATAATCCGGCTTATGCAGGAGGGATCGATAATGTGAAAATTTTAACTACACTGAGAATTTTTAGCTACAAATCGCACATTTACGCTGGTTTGGCCATTTTAAATCCTTATGCACAGAAACAGGTAAAATATTATGCGCAGGCAGAATCTGAATTGTTTAAGCTGATGATCTGTGAAAATGAAACTGAGTTTAGGGAAAAGATTTACGCTGCACGCGATTTCGTTTTTCACGAGAGCCGGGCACTTTTACTGCTGGACGATAACATCATGAAAGAATTCAGCTTATCGGATGCGAGCCATAAACAGAAACCCAATTCGCATTTAAGTTTGTTAAGCATGGTATATGCCTGGTATAAAATGGGCGTAAACCCTTACGATAACCTGATCTGCCAAACCCCGCCCTTTAAACTAAGGTTGGGCATTGCCGAATACCTTTTCAAAAACGAAGCGATGTTGGAAGAATCAATCAATACGGCTTTATATGATAAATCTATCCGTGGCGACGATTTGGAATTCCACACCGCGGTGCACGAATGGGCATCGATTATCGGTTATGGCGATTTAAAAGGTTACAAAGAACATTTCGAAGCTGCCAAATCATTTTTTGCCAACCGCTTAAATGATGGTAGGGATTTAAGTGCGGAAATGATTAAGCGCTTAGGCAAGTAA